The following nucleotide sequence is from Halictus rubicundus isolate RS-2024b chromosome 7, iyHalRubi1_principal, whole genome shotgun sequence.
GACAATGTTTAGCACGGTATCAAAGCACTCGTTTGCAGACCCCTTCAGGCTCGCACCTAACTCTTAGTAATCAAGCACGATATCCGGTACATTATTATTAGGAAACGAggtataataattactgtttTGTATTGGGAATAGGTCGTCATGATTGCGCGCTAAGGGAATTAATAATTAGCTCATCCCTTTCAAGTTAAGGAAATGTTGCATTAGTAATACAACTTTTATAACACGTAAACACATATACACAACTAAATCgaaaatatacatacaaaaattctacattatataaacaataattttgtataatttcctACATAAACCGGTACACGTAAAATCGAATGTAtatcatttattataattttttctgCACATTTTACTTATGATACTGTTTTGGTGCTAAACCCTTGGACTTCGGTgcccgggtctattttgacccggaGCACCAAAACTGTTATCTGCCTACTAAATTTTTGCTGATCGGTCTAAATTGGTAGCTGTCTCATTAGCAGCAAGAGTAGGAGAAGTATCTGGAAGAATAATAAATGACCCTATGTATAGTCAACTGTGTAGTTAataacagtaaacctaccgaCTATTATaacattgctttataaaaattgtaagattgaatttatttagatttctgtCCAGGACATATGTCATTGTGCAAATTCGAGACGAGCTTGTTGTGTCGTTCTTTGAGTGCTGGTTTCTGGAGCATTTTTTTCCATCTAAATCgccctgaactttttaaaatttgccGCACACGCCTCGTTGTTCATCAATAATGAATATTGTCTTCTTGTCAATTTCTTATTTCCACCTGTAGGGTGTTTCTTACCATATTCTTCGcccaaatttatataattatctATTAAAGTACgcgatctattaatttttttcgcaaTTGATCGATTAGAACACCCCTTATCTTTATAAGCATCAATGGATGCCTTCTCTTCGCTGGTCAACAACTTGCCTCGTGgcattctaataaaaataaatacaaatataatatatacatatatacaatttttatgaatttaaaaatcaattttagtaTAAATACGCACATCTGAATTACAATTAAAGTTTCTTTGCTGAGACTCACGTGTTATCCACACAAAATCTAACCACGAACTAAgtggctttatagaaatttcgcactcCCGTTCCGCGACCTTCgacgaaaatgtaaataaattaaagacGTAAACATTTGCGAGAGAGTGGCGTATATATCTCTACTCAGTAGTCAGTATACAATGTTAGAGATATTTGAAAAGTAACAAATTTCTCTATATCTTTTAAAAATACACCAAAATGTAGGTggttttatagaaatttcgtgcAGTGTATATATCACTGTTTTATTGCGATAGCAACTGCAGCTGTTGTCCTGTTATTGCGTAAGCCGGAGTGGCTTGTAGTGTGCGCAGTGCGAGCGTTATCAGGATGTGTTAGAAGATCGTCAATTTCGTGGTGCGATTGGTATTGGTCCGGCGAATTGTAGCGCGG
It contains:
- the LOC143355876 gene encoding uncharacterized protein LOC143355876, translated to MPRGKLLTSEEKASIDAYKDKGCSNRSIAKKINRSRTLIDNYINLGEEYGKKHPTGGNKKLTRRQYSLLMNNEACATDQQKFSRQITVLVLRVKIDPGTEVQGFSTKTNFCMYIFDLVVYMCLRVIKVVLLMQHFLNLKGMS